Genomic window (Arthrobacter sp. StoSoilA2):
TGGAGATGAGGTCCAGGTTGTACTCGCGCTCGAGGCGCTCACGGGTGATTTCGAGGTGCAGCAAACCCAGGAAGCCAACGCGGAAGCCAAAGCCCAGGGCAGCAGACGTCTCGGGCTCGTAGACCAGGGCGGCGTCGTTCAGCATCAGTTTCTCGAGGGCATCGCGGAGAACGGGGTAGTCAGTTCCATCGAGCGGGTACAGACCCGAGAACACCATCGGCTTGGCGTCGGCGTAGCCGCTGAGCGACTCCGATGCCGGCTTGGCGAGGTTGGTTACGGTATCGCCCACCTTGGACTGGCGAACATCCTTCACACCGGTGATGAGGTAACCCACTTCACCGACTCCGAGGCCCTTGGACGGTGTGGGCTCCGGGGAACTCACACCGATCTCCAGGAGCTCGTGCGTGGCCCGTGTTGACATCATCTGGATGCGTTCCCGCGGATGCAGCATGCCATCCACAACGCGGACGTAGGTGACCACGCCACGGTAGGTGTCATAGACGGAGTCGAAGATCATGGCACGTGCCGGTGCGTCGGGATTGCCGACGGGGGCCGGGAGGTCGCGGACGATCTTGTCCAGCAGCGCTTCCACGCCCACACCGGTCTTACCCGAAACCTTCAGGACATCATCCGGGTCTCCGCCAATAAGGTTGGCCAGTTCTGCCGCATACTTTTCAGGCTGGGCAGCCGGAAGGTCGATCTTATTCAGCACGGGGATGATGGTGAGGTTGTTCTCCATCGCCAGGTAAAGGTTGGCAAGCGTCTGGGCTTCGATACCCTGCGCTGCATCAACCAGCAGCACGGCACCTTCACAGGCTGCCAGGGAGCGCGACACCTCATAGGTGAAGTCGACGTGGCCAGGAGTATCGATCATGTTGAGGGCATAGCTGGTGCCATCGAGTTCCCATGGCATACGTACTGCCTGGGACTTGATGGTGATGCCGCGCTCACGTTCGATGTCCATACGGTCCAGATACTGGGCCTTCATGTCGCGCTGTTGAACGACGCCGGTGTACTGCAGCATGCGGTCGGCCAGGGTGGACTTACCGTGGTCGATGTGGGCAATGATGCAGAAGTTCCGGATGATGGCCGGATCTGTTGCGGCGGGCACCGGTGCGGTGCGGGCCATGGGAGACACGCAGGATCCTTACTGTCGACACTCACGCGGCATATCCACCGGCTGGGCAAAGGCCAGCCGGGACACGCCGCGCATCTGATCCTCTAGTCTCCCACGAACCTGCGGTTCCCCGTACATTCCTGCCGGTCTCGATGAAGCGCCGCGTACGTTCGCTCGCCGGACCATCGCGGTAGCGTTGTCCGCATGGCTTTGGACTTGCGCCCACTGGGCAAACTCATCCTTCGATCCCTCAAGACACTTGGCGGCAGCAGCACCAGTAGCAGGAACAACGCTCCCGCTGGTTTCCCGAGGCAGAAGAGCCGGCAATCCGCCTTGGGGCCTCAACCGGCTGCCTTCCCGGGCGACTACCCCGGCGACTTCGTGGGAGCAGCAAAACTGCACTACTCCCCCAAACCGGATGGGCGGCCCGATCCGGGAGAAATTGTGTGGACCTGGGTCCCGTTCGAAGAGGATTTCTCGCAGGGCAAGGATCGCCCTGTGCTGTTGGTTGGCAGGGATGGCGAGTGGCTGCTGGGCCTCATGCTGACGTCCAAGGACCACGACAACGGCGGGCGCGCCGGCGATTACGTTGATGTTGGAGTGGGCCAGTGGGACCGTCAAGGGCGGCCGAGTGAAGTCAAAATTGACCGCGTGATCCGGGTGAACCCGGAGGCGATCCGGCGTGAAGGTGCAGTCCTCGGCAAGCCGGCATTTCTTGAGATTTCCCGCGCCCTGAGGGACCGACACGGCTGGAGCTGACCAGCGCGTCCACACTGGGCCGCGCTTTCTGCTATCCTTTATAGCTGTGTGTCCGTGCAGGTCGACGGCCACTCATGGTTGGCTGCCATAGGCATCCCCACGCCGCTCAGTCGATGGCCAACCTGAAAACCCTCTAGACCATTTCCGCATTAAAAAGAGAGTTCATACGTGGCTAATATCAAGTCCCAGAAGAAGCGCATCCTCACCAACGAGAAGGCTCGCCTGCGTAACAACGCCGTCAAGTCCGAGCTGAAGACGGCCATCCGCGCCGTTGCCAACGCCGTTGAGTCTGCTGACAAGGATGCTGCTGCAACTGCACTTGTTGCTGCCAGCCGGAAGCTGGACAAGGCTGTCAGCAAGGGCGTTATTCACAAGAACAACGCTGCAAACCGCAAGTCGGCGATCTCCAAGAAGGTCAACGCACTCTAAGGTTTTTCCAGTTCGACTGAGCTGATCAAAAGGCCGGCACCCACGGGCGCCGGCCTTTTGGGTTTAACCGAAAACCGCCGTGAACGCGCCGGCTTCAGCGGCGGCTGGCCGACGTGGCGATCACCGTGACCGCGTGCTCCACGGCGTAGACCGGGTCACGCGACTCACCCTTCACCTGGGCATCCGCCTCGGCGATGACTTGGATGGAGCGGATCAGGCCTTCCGGGGTCCAACGGCGGACATCGCGCTGGGCCTGCTCCACGAGCCAGGGCTGCATTCCCAGGTTCCTGGCGATGGTGGCCGGGGACCCGTTGGCTCCAGCAACCTTTGCCAGCGTCCGCAGTTTCGCCGCAAGCGCAGCCACCAAGGGGACTGGATCAACCCCGGTGGACAGGGCATGCCGCAAGGTGGACAAAGCCACTGGTCCGTTGCCGGCCATGGCAGCATCGGCCACCTTGAAAGCCGTAGCTTCCACCCGGCCACCGTAGTAGCGCTCCACGGTTTCGGCCGTGACAGCTGTGGTGGCGTCGGCAATCAGCTGGTTGCAGGCGGCCGCAAGCTCGGACAGATTGGCTCCCACCGCATTGACGAGGGCCTGGACGGCTTCGCCTTCAATCCGGCGACCACCGGCTTTGAACTCCGAGACAACAAACGCAGTTTTGTCCGCATCCTTCTTAAGAGGCTGGCAATCGATCACAGGCCATCCAGCGGATTTCACGGCGTCCAGCAATTTCTTCCCGCGAACACCGCCGGCATGGCGCAGCACCAAAACCACATCCTGCTCGGGATGGGACAAGTAGGACAAAGAGTCAGCCAGGAACGCATCATTCATGGCTTCCAAGCCCTCTACTTCGATCAGCTTTCCCTCGCCGAACAGAGATGGGGTTACGGTCATCGCCAGGGAACCGGCCTCGTAGGCACCAGCATTCAGCCTGCTGAGTTCAACATCAGGTGTTGCCGTCCGGACGAGGGATCTGATGCGGTCCATGGCCCTGATACCGAGGTATTCTTCCGGGCCCGTGATCAGCACCACCGCGGCCGGCGTCGCGTCCCGCCAACTGACGGTGTTGGCAGCGACGCTCTTGGCCCGGGTGTTTTGGGCAGCAGCCACAGTTGGTTCCTTCCGGAGGATTTTTTGCAGACTTCAAGTCTGCCATGCCTTGGCGGTCGCGCGCGGCTCGTCCCACCCTGGGCGGATGCGCAGCAACCCGAACAGGCAGCCGCCTTGCGTTCTTGTCCAGCCTTTCCAACACAACCATCAGGCGGTGGTGAACGACCATGATCCTCCGGAGCACACCGCTTGGATGCAGGGCTGTCCAGACAACGAGTATGGTGACCACCGAGGAAACGGTCATGGCACCAATGCCCGCCGGACCTTCCGCCCACGGGAGTGCCGCGCCGGGTAGTCCGGCAAGGCACCTTGCTATGCCCGCCACACCGCTGGCGCTGGCACCCGCCAGGGCGATGGGGATTGCCGCAGCCCAGGGATGGATCGCGGAGAGCGGCACGGCCAGGGTCCCCAAAATCGTCACGGGAGCCACGAGCGGACCAGCCATCACGTTTGCAAGGAGTGCATACGGCGAGAACTGGGGTTGGAGTGCAACGATGACTGGCCCACAGAGCACCTGGGCGGACAGGGGCACGGAAACCCCTACTGCCAACCACTTGGGAATGGTGTCAGGAAACCACGACGCTATCCGGCCCGCGAGCAGCACGATGCCAAGCGTAGCCAGGACGGAGAGGAGGAAGCCAAAGTTGCTGGCTAGGGTGGGATCCAGCAGGAGAAGAACAACCGTAGCCAAGCATAGGAAAGTCAGCGGCCTTCCCCGCAGCCCGCCTGTCAATGCAGCCATCCCGACCAGTCCCATGAGCGCCGCGCGCAGGACGCTGGGCTCCGGCCCTACCAGCACTACGAACGCAGCAAGCCCACACCCTGCGAAAGCGGCAGCGAACGGACGAGCCAGTCCCAGGCTTCTGGCAACCAGGATGAAGCCGCCCAAAATTAAGCTGCAATTCGCCCCACTTACAGCTGTTAGGTGGACCATCCCGGTTGTCTTCATGTCCGCTTCAAGGCTCTCCGGAAGCTCGCTGGTGTCGCCAGTCACCATACCTGGCAGCAGACCGGCAGCATCAGGAGGCAACCAACTTGCAGCTTCGCGTAACTGCCCGCGCAGCTGGGCGGCCACGTCTTGCAGGTCGAAGGCAGAGCCCATCACAACCGGTCCGGTGGTGGCTGTCAGTATCGCCGCTTCTGATTGTCCGGGCCGGATCTCATTCAGCGTGCCGGTTGCTCTCACGTGCTGTCCCGGGCGTACGTCCCGCCACGCATCGTCGCCAATGACCACAAGGGAAGCAGAACCTCGAATGACATTCCCTCCGGAGGTAAGGTCGACCAGGCTGGCCGGAACCGACCATCGGGTGTCGCCGGAGTGCCCGGGTTGGGGCGCCTCTGAAGGACTGCCAGTGACCCGGACCTGGATGACCACGCCAGCGTGGGCGTCGACGGCTGCGGCGAGGGGGCCTTGGTCCCGCTTGCCGGCAGCCAAGGCACAATGACCAGCAGCCACAGCACCCAGCACACAGGCCAAGGCGAGAGTGGCCGGAACTGTCCTGGCGCGTGACGTCCGCGTTGCCCGCAGGCGCGAAGAGAGCAGCAAGGCGCTGGCAACACCGGCAAGGACTACGCCTATAGTCGCCGACCACGCAGCGGCGAGAACACCGCAGGCAAGTGCCGCGGCCCAGGTGACAAGAACGGCAGGGACCAGACGGAGATCCAGACGCCTCAGCCAGGGATTTCCGTGTGAATCCTCAGCCACCCTGCACCGTCACCAAATCCTGGAGCGACTCCATGAGCTTGGGTCCGATGCCATCAATGGCATCCAACTCTTCCACCGAGGCAAACGCTCCGTGCTCCTTGCGCCAATCTACGATGCGCTGGGCCATCACGGGACCAACCCTGGGCAGTGTCCCGAGCTCTTCCACGGAGGCAGTGTTGATGTTGACCTTGGCGCCTCCGGATCCCGGGCTGACCTGGGTCTCTGCCGGCCCACCTGCGCCGTTTCCGCTCCCTGTCTCCTGGGAAGTCTCCTGCTGGGACGCCTCCCCCACAGCCGGAACATGGATCTTTGCCCCGTCTGTGACTACTTCCGCGAGATTAAGGCCATTTAGGTCAGCAGTGGCGGTTGCCCCGCCTGCAGCATCGATCGCCTGAAAGACCCGGCTTCCTTCTGCAAGCGAAACGACACCGGGTTTCTGTACCGCACCGGCAACATGGACCAGCAGCATCTTCGTGTTTTGAGACGGCGGCGTCGGTCCAGTGGAATTCAGCCCGTCACCTTCAGTCACGCTTCCCTCGACCGGTACCGACTGACTCAGGGGCTCTGTAGTGGGTTGCCCGGTGGCCGCCTGGAGAAGGAACCACGCCGCGCAGGCGGCACCAACTACCGACACCGCAACCGCAACCCTCCAGGACGTTCGCCACCGAAACCGCGCCGCCATTGTCTCTTGGCCTTGGAGGGGGTCCGAAGCCGAAGCCTCCGGCGCGGGCTCTTCGAGCGGAGGCATGGCAAGCAAGGGAGCCGGATCATCCGGAGGGTTCAGTCCCGCCGCGAGCCGCCGTCTGGCTGCCAGTGCTGCGGCGTCTGGGGACCCATCCCGATTCCAGCGTGGCATGGTTCGAGCCTACGAGGGACGCGAAAGGAGTGCACCGGGCCTCTTGGGCTATGTGGAAAAGCTCACGTGGGTGTGCTGCTCTCCCCCACGATAACCGCCAGGACACCCAAACCCGCGTGCGCCGCGAGGACTGCGGGGAGGGCGCTGATCTGGGCGGGAGGACAGTCCGGGCATTTGTCCCGAAGGCGTGCGGCCAACGCTTCGGCCTCCAGCTGGTTACCAAAGTGATGAACTGCCAGCCGTTGCTGACCGGCAGGCCTGGAAGCGACATCAGCTGCCACGATCTCCTCAAGCCGGGCTACAGCACGCACAGCGGAGCGGACCTTTTCCAACGGAACGATCCTGCCGCCGTCGACCGCAAGTATTGGCTTGATGGCCAGCACCGTCCCCAGCAGCGATGCCGCGGCTCCAATGCGTCCCCCACGCCTGAGCTGCTCCAGGCTCGGAACGTAGAAGTAGACCTTGGTACGTTCCATGCGCTTTTCCGCAAAAGCGCGGACTTCAGCTGCGGGCAGGCCAGCGGCCGCAGCAACCACGGCGCTCTGCACTCCCATGCCTTGCGCCATTCCGACGGTGCGTGAGTCCAGTACCTCCACCGGGATACCAACCCGTGCCGCAGCAAGACGCGCGGCATCGGCGGTTCCGGACAATTCGGCGGAAATATGGATGGACACCACGGCTTCGAACCCGCGGTTCTGCGCGGCACGATAAGCCTGTTCAAACTGGCCGGGCGAGGGCCGGGATGTCTTCACGGATGCGCCCGACGCCAAGGCAACGGCCAACGTTTCGGTGATGTCGTCTTCACCCTCACCGTAGATTTCGCTCCCCACCATGACCGGCATGGGAACGACGGCCAGGCGCCCGTCCGCGGCAAAGGCCGCCACCCAGTCCGCTGGCAGGGCGGCTGCCGAATCAGTTACCACGGCGGTCTTTACTACGGCGGGGAGCGCCTCATCGGCAATGGGAACCGGGAGCGCCGGCTGCCGGAGGCGGGACAGCCGTTCCTTGAGCCACATCCAGGCAGGTGGTTCTCGCTCGGGCACGCAACCTCCAACAATGGTGACCGGCCGCCGGCACAATGCCGGCGGCCGCAAAGTCCGTGATGCCTGGTTAGGCGGGGACGATGTTCACCAGTTTAGGCGCCCTCACGATTACGGTGCGGATGCCACGGCCGTCCATAGCGCGCTGGACATTTTCGGATGCGAGTGCCAGTTCGCGCAGTTCGTCCTCGCTGATGTCCGGCGATACTTCGAGCCTGTCGCGGACCTTGCCCTGGACCTGCACAACGGCGGTGACGGTGTCCTGGACGAGCAGGGCGTCGTCGTGCTTCGGCCAGCCGGCATTGGCCACGGAGGCCGGGTGTCCCAGCGTGTTCCAGAGATCTTCTGCCGTGTACGGGGCAAAAAGGCTCAGGATCACAGCGACGGCCTCAACTGCCTCGCGCACGGCAGGGTCTGCTCCACCCGCTCCGGAGTCGATGGTCTTACGCGTCGCGTTGACCAACTCCATGAGCCGTGCCACTACGACGTTGAACTTGTTGTTGTCCAACAGTTCAGCGGCATCAGCGATGGTCTTGTGGGTCACCGTGCGCAAGGCGCGGTCACCGGCACTGGCATCGGTTCCGGGTTCGCTGGTGACGTCCTGGCCCAGGCGCCAGGCACGGGCCAGGAACTTGGCCGAACCGGACGGCGAGACGTCCGCCCAGTCAACATCGTCCTCAGGTGGCGAGGCGAAGACCATGGTCAGGCGAACGGCGTCAACGCCGAACTTGTCCAACTGCTCGCCAAGGTCCACACCATTGCCAAGCGACTTGCTCATGGCCTTGCCGCCATTGAGCACCTGGCCCTGGTTGAGCAGCGCGCTGAAGGGCTCGCTGGCGTCGATCAGGCCGATGTCCTTGATGACCTTGGTAAAGAACCGGGCGTAGAGCAGATGCAGGATGGCGTGCTCCACGCCGCCCACGTACTGCCCCACGGGCATCCAGTCATTGATCTTCGCCGGATCAAACGGGCCCTCGGTGTAGTGGGGCGAGACGAACCGCAGGAAGTACCAGGAAGAGTCCACGAACGTGTCCATGGTGTCCGTGTCGCGCTGCGCTGCCCTGCCACAGTTGGGGCACTCGACGTTGACCCATTCGACGGCGGCGGCCAGCGGTGAGGTGCCCTTGGGCGCCAGCGCCTCTCCGCGCAGGTCTTCGGGCAGCTTCACGGGCAATTGGTCGTCGGGAACGGGCACTTCGCCGCATTCGGCGCAGTGAATGATCGGGATGGGCGTGCCCCAGAAACGCTGGCGGCTGAGCAGCCAGTCGCGGAGCCGGAAGTTGACGAACTTCTCGCCGGTTCCCAACTTCTCCAGGATCCCGATGGCGGCCGGGATGGCCTCCGACTTGGATAGGCCATCCAAGTCGCCGGAGTTCTTGAGCTGTCCTTCGCCCGCAGTGGCCACACCGGTCTCGGCGGGGTCTTCCTCGCCTGTATCAAGTACGGCGCGCACGGGCAGGCCAAACGCCTTGGCGAAATCGAGGTCGCGTTGGTCGTGCGCCGGAACAGCCATGATGGCTCCAGTGCCGTAGTCGGCCAGAACGTAGTCGGCTGCCCAAACAGGAAGCTTCTCACCGTTGAGCGGATTGATGGCGTAGCGTCCGGTAAAGACACCGGTTTTCTCGCGCTCGGTGGACTGGCGCTCGATCTCGGAGAGGGCCTTGACCTTTTCCCGGTAGGCCATGAGTTCGTCATGCTGTTCAGGTGTGACGAGGTCCAGGGCCAAGTGCGCATCCGCAGCAACCACGAAGAATGTTGCGCCGTAAAGGGTGTCCGGGCGGGTGGTGAAGACGGTGACTTCGCGCTCTGCACGGTCCTGGGTGCCCTCGATGACAAAGCGGACGTGGGCGCCCTCGGAGCGGCCGATCCAGTTCCGCTGCATGGCCAGCACGCGCTCGGGCCAATGGCCCTGGAGCTGGTCCATGTCCTCGAGCAGGCGGTCGGCGTACTCGGTGATCTTGAAGTACCACTGGTTCAGGGACTTCTTGGTGACTGCCGTGCCACAGCGCTCACAGGCACCGTTGACTACTTGCTCGTTCGCGAGGACGGTGAGGTCCTTGGGGCACCAGTTGACGGGCGAGTCCTTGCGGTACGCCAAGCCACGCTCATAGAAGCGCTTGAACAGCCACTGGGTCCACCGGTAGTACTCGGGGTCGGACGTATGCAGGCGCCGGGACCAGTCGGCCGAAATGGCGTAGCGTTTGAACGAGGCAGCCTGGGTGTCGATGTTGGCGTAGGTCCACTCGCTGGGGTGGGCGTTGCGCTTAATGGCCGCGTTCTCAGCGGGGAGGCCGAACGAGTCCCAACCGATGGGGTGCAGGACGTCGTAGCCCTTCTGGCGCAGGTAGCGCGCTACGACGTCGCCCATGGCAAACGCCTCGGCGTGCCCCATGTGGAGGTCGCCTGAGGGGTAGGGGAACATGTCCAGCACGTAGCGGCGTTCCCGCGAACCATCGTCAAGTGGAGTGAACACTTTGAGGTCTTCCCAGACCTGCGGCCACTTGGCTTCCATCGCGGCGAAGCTGTAGACGCCTTCTTCAGGCGCTCCAGCTGCGGCTGTCTGTGCTGTTCCGGTCTCTGTCTCCGGCTGAACGCTCACTGCTGCCCTCTTCTGTTCTTCGATGGCGGTTTTGCCTCCTGCTGCGCTCCAGGTAAAGCCCCGGACACACAAAAGCCCCTCGACAATGGAGGGGCGGCCGCTCGGCTGTTGATTGCCGGGCGGCTAGCTAAGCAGAAGGATCGCACGCATAGATCTACAATAGCGCACGATCATCCTTCCACTCGCCGACAAAGCATGGTTGGCGGCGCAGCGGCCCGCATCAAAAAAGGGGCCGATGACTCCCCGCCATGGTGTGGTGGGCACCCGCGGTGGGCCCCGAGCTGCGAGGGCCCCACCGCGAGCTTGCGAGCGGCGGGAGCAGCTGGGGACGGGCGGGCGGGAGTCATCGGCCCCTTTTTTGAACTACTTAACGTCCTCGTCGACCCAATCCATGGACTTTGTTACGGCCTTCTTCCAGAGCCGCAGCTGGCGCTCCTGCTCTTCGGCAGGCAGTTGCGGTTCCCAGCGCTTGTCCTCGCCCCAGTTGGCGCTGAGTTCGCCCAGGTCCTTCCAGAATCCGACGGCCAGGCCTGCAGCGTACGCGGCGCCCAGGGCGGTGGTTTCAACCACCTTCGGGCGGACTACCGGTACGCCGAGGATGTCGGCCTGGAACTGCATGAGTGCCTCGTTGGCGACCATGCCGCCGTCGACCTTCAGTTCGGTGAGGGGCACACCCGAGTCGGCGTTGACGGCGTCGAGTACCTCGCGGGTCTGGAACGCAGTCGCTTCAAGGGCAGCACGCGCAATGTGGCCCTTGTTGGCGAATCGGGTGAGGCCTACGATCGCGCCGCGCGCGTCAGCCCTCCAATACGGAGCGAACAAGCCGGAGAACGCGGGGACGATGTACACGCCACCGTTGTCTTGGACTGCGGCGGCGAGTTCTTCCACCTGGGGTGCGGAGCTGATCATGCCGAGGTTGTCACGCAGCCACTGAATCAGGGAACCGGTGACGGCGATGGAACCTTCCAGGGCGTAGTGGGGCTTGTCGTCGCCGAGCTTGTATCCCAAGGTGGTGAGCAGACCGTTCTTGGAGTGAACGATTTCCTCGCCGGTGTTGAAGATCAGGAAGCAACCCGTGCCGTAGGTGTTTTTCGCTTCACCGGCTTGGAACGCGGCTTGACCAAATGTGGCGGCTTGCTGGTCGCCCAGAATGCCGGCCACGGGAACTTCGCGCAGCAACTGGGAGGTGTGGACTTGTCCGTAGACCTCGGAGGAGGATTTGATGACGGGCATCATGGAGGCCGGGACGCCGAAGACGTCAAGAATTTCCTGGTCCCATTGCAGCGTTTCAAGGTCCATGAACATAGTGCGGGACGCATTGGTCACGTCAGTGACGTGCACGCCGCCGTCGACTCCACCTGTCAGGTTCCAGAGAACCCAGGCGTCGGTGTTCCCAAACAAGAGGTCGCCGGCTTCTGCGCGTTCGCGGGCGCCGTCGACGTTGTCCAGGATCCATTTGATCTTGGTGCCGGAAAAGTACGTGGCCAAGGGAAGGCCGACCTTTTGCTTGAACCGTTCAGGTCCACCGTCCCTGGCAAGCTCGTCCACAATGGGCTGGGTCCGTGTGTCCTGCCAGACGATGGCGTTGTAAACCGCCTCGCCCGTGTTCTTGTCCCAGACCACGGCGGTTTCACGCTGGTTGGTGATTCCGACGGCGGCAATATCGTGCCGCGTCAGGTTCGCCTTGGACAGCGCGGAACCTATGACCTCCCGGGTGTTGTTCCAGATCTCGGCGGGGTTGTGCTCGACCCAACCTGCCTGCGGGAAGATCTGCTCATGTTCCATCTGTCCCGTTGACACAATGTTGCCGGAGTGGTCAAAGACGATGGCGCGGGAGCTGGTGGTGCCTTGGTCGATGGCGATGACGTATTGATTCATGGTGACGTCCTTGTCTCAGTGGTTATTGGCGGTTATTGATCGGGTAGGGCGTATTGCCGCGTAAGGGGTATGAAGCTAGCCGGCGACGGACGGCATGATCCCCGGAACGATGTTGGCCATGAGGCCTGCCAGCGTACCGCCGACAAGGGGCCCGACGACAGGGATCCAGGAGTAGGCCCAGTCGCTGGAACCCTTGCCCTTGATGGGGAGGATGGCGTGCGCGATGCGGGGTCCAAGGTCACGTGCCGGGTTGATGGCGTAACCGGTGGGGCCACCGATGGACACACCGATACCGACCACGAGCAGCGCCACCGCCAACGGGCCCAGGCCCGAGGGGGTGCCGCCGAAAGTCAGGATGACGAAAACCAGGACGAACGTGCCAATGATTTCGGTGATGAGGTTCCACGGAGTTGAACGGATGGCAGGCCCGGTGGAGAACGTTCCCAGCTTGTTGGCTGCCAGCGGCTCCTCATCGAAGTGCTGCTTGTAAGCGAGCCAGCAAACAACGGCGCCGAGGAATGCCCCGAGCAGTTCGCCGCCGAAGTACGTCAAGGTGGAAGCGAAGTCCACGCTGACATCGGGCGCGTATTCCTTGCTTCCCTTGACGAGCAGGCCCAAGGTGACAGCCGGGTTCAGGTGCGCACCGGACTTGGCGGCCACGAAAACGCCCGCGAAGACCGCAATACCCCAGCCCCAGGTCACCATCAAGAATCCACCGTTGTTGCCCTTGGTGCCTTTGAGCGCAACGTTGGCCACGACGCCACAACCCAGCAGGGTCAGCATCATGGTTCCGAATACTTCGGAAAGGAAAACTATTCCAAGAGA
Coding sequences:
- the lepA gene encoding translation elongation factor 4 — its product is MSPMARTAPVPAATDPAIIRNFCIIAHIDHGKSTLADRMLQYTGVVQQRDMKAQYLDRMDIERERGITIKSQAVRMPWELDGTSYALNMIDTPGHVDFTYEVSRSLAACEGAVLLVDAAQGIEAQTLANLYLAMENNLTIIPVLNKIDLPAAQPEKYAAELANLIGGDPDDVLKVSGKTGVGVEALLDKIVRDLPAPVGNPDAPARAMIFDSVYDTYRGVVTYVRVVDGMLHPRERIQMMSTRATHELLEIGVSSPEPTPSKGLGVGEVGYLITGVKDVRQSKVGDTVTNLAKPASESLSGYADAKPMVFSGLYPLDGTDYPVLRDALEKLMLNDAALVYEPETSAALGFGFRVGFLGLLHLEITRERLEREYNLDLISTAPNVEYEVTLEDKKVVHVTNPSEYPTGKIAEVREPMVSATILAPNEFVGSIMELCQSRRGQMRGMDYLSEDRVELRYWIPLAEIVFDFFDLLKSKTRGYASLDWKADGEQVADLVKVDILLQGEQVDAFSAITHRDKAYAYGVMMTGKLRELIPRQQFEVPIQAAIGSRIIARESIRAIRKDVLAKCYGGDITRKRKLLEKQKEGKKRMKMVGRVEVPQEAFIAALTTDESKDKAKK
- a CDS encoding type II toxin-antitoxin system PemK/MazF family toxin; this translates as MALDLRPLGKLILRSLKTLGGSSTSSRNNAPAGFPRQKSRQSALGPQPAAFPGDYPGDFVGAAKLHYSPKPDGRPDPGEIVWTWVPFEEDFSQGKDRPVLLVGRDGEWLLGLMLTSKDHDNGGRAGDYVDVGVGQWDRQGRPSEVKIDRVIRVNPEAIRREGAVLGKPAFLEISRALRDRHGWS
- the rpsT gene encoding 30S ribosomal protein S20, coding for MANIKSQKKRILTNEKARLRNNAVKSELKTAIRAVANAVESADKDAAATALVAASRKLDKAVSKGVIHKNNAANRKSAISKKVNAL
- the holA gene encoding DNA polymerase III subunit delta — protein: MDRIRSLVRTATPDVELSRLNAGAYEAGSLAMTVTPSLFGEGKLIEVEGLEAMNDAFLADSLSYLSHPEQDVVLVLRHAGGVRGKKLLDAVKSAGWPVIDCQPLKKDADKTAFVVSEFKAGGRRIEGEAVQALVNAVGANLSELAAACNQLIADATTAVTAETVERYYGGRVEATAFKVADAAMAGNGPVALSTLRHALSTGVDPVPLVAALAAKLRTLAKVAGANGSPATIARNLGMQPWLVEQAQRDVRRWTPEGLIRSIQVIAEADAQVKGESRDPVYAVEHAVTVIATSASRR
- a CDS encoding ComEC/Rec2 family competence protein; amino-acid sequence: MAEDSHGNPWLRRLDLRLVPAVLVTWAAALACGVLAAAWSATIGVVLAGVASALLLSSRLRATRTSRARTVPATLALACVLGAVAAGHCALAAGKRDQGPLAAAVDAHAGVVIQVRVTGSPSEAPQPGHSGDTRWSVPASLVDLTSGGNVIRGSASLVVIGDDAWRDVRPGQHVRATGTLNEIRPGQSEAAILTATTGPVVMGSAFDLQDVAAQLRGQLREAASWLPPDAAGLLPGMVTGDTSELPESLEADMKTTGMVHLTAVSGANCSLILGGFILVARSLGLARPFAAAFAGCGLAAFVVLVGPEPSVLRAALMGLVGMAALTGGLRGRPLTFLCLATVVLLLLDPTLASNFGFLLSVLATLGIVLLAGRIASWFPDTIPKWLAVGVSVPLSAQVLCGPVIVALQPQFSPYALLANVMAGPLVAPVTILGTLAVPLSAIHPWAAAIPIALAGASASGVAGIARCLAGLPGAALPWAEGPAGIGAMTVSSVVTILVVWTALHPSGVLRRIMVVHHRLMVVLERLDKNARRLPVRVAAHPPRVGRAARDRQGMADLKSAKNPPEGTNCGCCPKHPGQERRCQHRQLAGRDAGRGGADHGPGRIPRYQGHGPHQIPRPDGNT
- a CDS encoding helix-hairpin-helix domain-containing protein → MPRWNRDGSPDAAALAARRRLAAGLNPPDDPAPLLAMPPLEEPAPEASASDPLQGQETMAARFRWRTSWRVAVAVSVVGAACAAWFLLQAATGQPTTEPLSQSVPVEGSVTEGDGLNSTGPTPPSQNTKMLLVHVAGAVQKPGVVSLAEGSRVFQAIDAAGGATATADLNGLNLAEVVTDGAKIHVPAVGEASQQETSQETGSGNGAGGPAETQVSPGSGGAKVNINTASVEELGTLPRVGPVMAQRIVDWRKEHGAFASVEELDAIDGIGPKLMESLQDLVTVQGG
- a CDS encoding DegV family protein produces the protein MRPPALCRRPVTIVGGCVPEREPPAWMWLKERLSRLRQPALPVPIADEALPAVVKTAVVTDSAAALPADWVAAFAADGRLAVVPMPVMVGSEIYGEGEDDITETLAVALASGASVKTSRPSPGQFEQAYRAAQNRGFEAVVSIHISAELSGTADAARLAAARVGIPVEVLDSRTVGMAQGMGVQSAVVAAAAGLPAAEVRAFAEKRMERTKVYFYVPSLEQLRRGGRIGAAASLLGTVLAIKPILAVDGGRIVPLEKVRSAVRAVARLEEIVAADVASRPAGQQRLAVHHFGNQLEAEALAARLRDKCPDCPPAQISALPAVLAAHAGLGVLAVIVGESSTPT
- the leuS gene encoding leucine--tRNA ligase translates to MSVQPETETGTAQTAAAGAPEEGVYSFAAMEAKWPQVWEDLKVFTPLDDGSRERRYVLDMFPYPSGDLHMGHAEAFAMGDVVARYLRQKGYDVLHPIGWDSFGLPAENAAIKRNAHPSEWTYANIDTQAASFKRYAISADWSRRLHTSDPEYYRWTQWLFKRFYERGLAYRKDSPVNWCPKDLTVLANEQVVNGACERCGTAVTKKSLNQWYFKITEYADRLLEDMDQLQGHWPERVLAMQRNWIGRSEGAHVRFVIEGTQDRAEREVTVFTTRPDTLYGATFFVVAADAHLALDLVTPEQHDELMAYREKVKALSEIERQSTEREKTGVFTGRYAINPLNGEKLPVWAADYVLADYGTGAIMAVPAHDQRDLDFAKAFGLPVRAVLDTGEEDPAETGVATAGEGQLKNSGDLDGLSKSEAIPAAIGILEKLGTGEKFVNFRLRDWLLSRQRFWGTPIPIIHCAECGEVPVPDDQLPVKLPEDLRGEALAPKGTSPLAAAVEWVNVECPNCGRAAQRDTDTMDTFVDSSWYFLRFVSPHYTEGPFDPAKINDWMPVGQYVGGVEHAILHLLYARFFTKVIKDIGLIDASEPFSALLNQGQVLNGGKAMSKSLGNGVDLGEQLDKFGVDAVRLTMVFASPPEDDVDWADVSPSGSAKFLARAWRLGQDVTSEPGTDASAGDRALRTVTHKTIADAAELLDNNKFNVVVARLMELVNATRKTIDSGAGGADPAVREAVEAVAVILSLFAPYTAEDLWNTLGHPASVANAGWPKHDDALLVQDTVTAVVQVQGKVRDRLEVSPDISEDELRELALASENVQRAMDGRGIRTVIVRAPKLVNIVPA